The nucleotide sequence TTCCGCCCTACGTGAAGGTTGGGATAATCCGAATGTCTTCCAGATTTGTACGCTAAACGAAACCAAATCTGAGGTCAAAAAACGCCAAGAAATAGGAAGAGGATTGCGATTGGCAGTAGACCAAACAGGAAAAAGAATCTACGATCAAAACATCAACCGATTGACGGTAATTGCAAATGAATCCTATGATGATTTTGCCAAATCCTTGCAAAAAGAAATAGAAGAGGATTGTGGCGTAGCCTTTACCGGAAGAATAAAAAATAGCCGCAATAGAACTCCAATAAACTACCGAAAAGGTTTTGAAGCCGACCCAAAATTCTTGGAAATTTGGGACAAACTAAAAAAGAAAACCACCTATCGAGTGGACTATAAAACCGAGGAACTAATTGTTCTAGCTGCCAAAGCGATTAAAGATTTGCCCGAAATAAAAGCACCATCGATTCGTTCTACTAAAATAGGAATTACGATGACAGGCGAAGGAGTGGGTACTAATTATGTGGGCGAAAAAGTAGAATCTTATGGCGATTACTCCTGGAAAATTCCCGATGTTTTGGGTTATATCCAAAACAAAACCGAATTGACACGTTCGACTATTCAAGAAATTTTAAGTAAATCGGGAAGGATTGGCGCTATTTTAATTAATCCACAATTATTTTTGGATTTAGCATCTCAAGCTATCAAAAGGATTTTATACAGTTTGATGATTGACGGGATTCGATATGAAAAAATAGGTGGCTCCGAGTATGAAATGGCATTGTTTGAAGCGCAAGAATTAGAAATATATCTTAATGATTTTTCGTTTAAGGTATCTGACACATCAAAAACCATCTATGAGGAATTTGTGCCCTTGGATTCGGGGGTGGAAAGTCAATTTGCAAAAGATTGTGAAACGAGTGAAAATATAAAATTCTATTTTAAATTGCCTAATTGGTTTAAAATCCCAACACCCATAGGCACTTACAATCCCGATTGGGCTATTGTATTTGAAGACGACACCAAAATCTATTTTGTAGCAGAAACCAAAGACACTGGAACACCACAAGTTGACAAATCAAAACTAAGTGCTGACGAGCAAATGAAAATAAAATGTGGCGAAGCCCATTTTGATGAATTTACAGATTTAGAATACAAAGTAGTTAATAAAGTGGGGCAATTGATAGGTTGATTTTAAGCCCAATTCCTCGCCCCAGATAGTAGCGGTAGCCCCGACTGAAAAAAGCTATTTTTTACGGAAACAGCAGAGCCACCAGAGGAAGCTCCTGCTGTGACCTAGTAAAAAAAGCGTTTTGAAGGAGGGCTATAGCGAATAGCTGGAATAAGCGCATAACACTACTCCCTCTTATGCACCGTAATCACAACGGTCTTAGAAGTAGGCGTATTACTAATTCTAGCCTTGGATTGCAATGGCACCAAGACATTTGTCTCTGGAAAATAAGTCGCGGTACACTGCCTCGGAATGCTGTATGGAATCACCAAAAACTGTTCGGCGCGGCGTTCTTGCCCTTCAAAATGACTGACTAAATCGACCAAATCATGGTGTTTTAACCCTGCGGCATTCATGTCGTCTTGGTTCATGAAAACAACCCGTCTTTCGTTGAGAATGCCACGATAACGGTCGTCAAGACCATAAATAGTGGTATTGTATTGATCGTGTGTACGAATGGTCATCATCAAGTATTGGTCTTTTTGCAAAACAATATCCGAAAGTTGATTGATGGTGAAATTAGCCTTACCCGTATAAGTTTTGGTAAAATCGTTTTCACGGGCGTTGTTTGGTAAATAAAAACCTCCTGGAATACGAACGCGTTCGTTAAAATTATCAAAACCAGGAATTGTCGCTTCGATGGCGTCCCGAATTAAATCATAATTTCCCGTCATGGCTTCCCAGTTTACTTTGGAATCCTGTAAACTAGCTTTGGCAATACCGGCTACGATAGCAGTTTCACTTTTCAAAAATTCAGACAAAGGTTCCAAATGTCCCACCGATTTAGAAACCACGCCCATAGAATTTTCGACGGACACAAACTGTTCACCACTAGCTTGAATATCTTTTTCGGTTCGTCCTAAACAAGGTAAAATCAAAGCTTCCTTACCGTGAATCAAATGAGAACGGTTGATTTTAGTCGAAATATGTACGGTTAAATCACAGTTGCGCAAGGCCTCAGCAGTAACCTCAGTATCTGGTGTAGCAGAAATAAAATTCCCTCCCATTCCTAAGAAAAATGTAGCCTTTCCTTGATGCATGGCTTCAATCGCATCGACTACATCATAGCCGTGTGCTCGAGGTGATTTGAAATCAAAATGAGCATCCAGCGCATCCAAAAAGCCTTCGGATGGTTTTTCGTAAATCCCCATCGTTCTATCGCCTTGCACATTGGAATGTCCACGCACAGGACAGGTTCCTGCTCCTTGCTTGCCAATGCTTCCCATCAACAACAGTAAATTCACTACTTCCCGAATGTTATCGACACCGTTTTTATGTTGGGTTAATCCCATTGCCCAGCAGACAATTATTTTTTTATTGACAGCAATCATATCCGCTGCTGTTTCGATTTCAGCAATCGTTAATCCTGTTTGACTGACCAAATCGACAAGATCGTATCGCTCTAAATCAGTTATAAATGCTTCATAACCTAAGGTTTGTTTTTGAATAAACTCAGCGTCAAAAACCGTCCCAGGATGTAATTTTTCTTTTTGATGTAGCAAAATCAGAATCGCTTTCAAAAGAGCGACATCTCCGTTGATTTTGACTTGCAGGAATAAATCGGTCAAATCCATTCCGCTTCCCAACCATTTCAGCGGGTTTTGCGGATCGATAAAGTTTTTCAAACCCACTTCAGGCAACGGATTGACACTGATAATTTTTCCACCATGCTGTTTGGTTTCGCCCAAAGCGGTCAACATTCGAGGATGATTGGTTCCTGGATTTTGCCCCATGACAATTACCAAATCAGCATGTTTAAAATCATCCAAAGTCACTGAACCTTTCCCGATTCCTAAAGTCTCCACTAGTGCTGAACCACTGGATTCATGACACATATTGGAACAGTCTGGCAAATTATTGGTTCCGTATTGGCGTACAAACAATTGGTACAAATAAGCCGCTTCGTTACTCGTACGACCCGAGGTGTAAAAAATCGCTTCGTCAGGCGATTGCAATCCATTCAAGGTTTTTCCAATCTTTTGGAAAGCTTCGTCCCATTCAATCGGTTCATAATGCGTAGCGCCTTCCCGTAAATACATGGGCTGGGTTACACGTCCTTTTTTACCCAATTCATAATCCGATAATAATCCTAATTCATAAATGCTATGAGTCGCGAAAAACAAAGGCGAGACACGGTTTTTAGTAGCTTCTTCGGCCACAGCTTTGGCACCATTTTCACAATACTCAGCCAAGAAAGAACGCTTTTCATCTGGATCTGGCCACGCACATCCGGGGCAATCAAAACCCTCTTTTTGGTTTAGTTTTGCCAATAAAACGATGCTTTTCATAATCCCAACCTCATCTTTCATATGCGTCAAAGCCGACTTGACTGCTTTGAATCCTACGGCAGAATGCGGAATATCCGTTTCTTTAATTCCAGTGAATTTTTCAGGTGGTTGTGCGATTGTTTTTTTAGTCATGATTATTTACTATTTTTTTTTAGTCTGTGCGATAAAAGTTAGCCACGAATTCACGAATTATTTCGTTTATTGCTAAATTTCAATTCGTGAATTCGTGGCAGAACACAATAAAACTATCCTTAAATGCTTTAATTATTTGAATAAATCGTTGCTTTGTTATCTCTCGAAAAACCTATCAGACAAATTCCGAATTCCTTGGCATAATCTACCGCCAAGGACGAACAAGCCGAAACCGCTACGATGGTACTGATTTTGGCAAAAAAAGCTTTGGTGATAATCTCATAGGAAACCCTACCGCTGACTAGCATAAAAGCCGCTGATTTGAGTTGATTCGTTTGTATCAATTTCCCAATACATTTATCCACGGCATTGTGACGCCCTATGTCTTCTTTCAAAGTCAAAAAAGCATAGTTTTCATCAAAAATAACGGCTGCATGTGAACCTCCAGTCAAACTAAAAACTTGTTGATGTTCGCTCATTATAGCAAACATTTCAGGTAATTTATCCAGATTGATTTGAGGTTGGTTTTTTAATTTGGTTTTAGGAATTTCGAAATCGTCCAATTGTTGCTTGCCACATATTCCACAAGAAGAAACAGATAATAAGGAGCGCTTATTCATATAGCCATTACCCAACAGCTTTTCAGGAATGGTCACTTCAATTTTGGTAAAGGCATTTGGAGTATCGGATACGACTTCCATTTTAAGATTCACTTCCGAACGATAAATATCTTCGGCATGGAGTAAGCCTCGTATCAGTTCGAAATCATTTCCCGGTGTACGCATCACCACTGTAAACGAACTTTGGTTGATACTAATTTCCAAAGGCGCTTCGACTACCAAAAAATCATTGATTTTTTCAGTAGCACAATCCCTCTTTTTGATTCCTTCGTAAAGAAGTGTCTGCATTTCATTCCTTTCCATATAGTAAAAGTAGAAAAAAAGAAAACCAATGCATTTAACTATCTGATTAAATCAATAACTGATTATATCAATTTTAATCTTATGATGCTGAAATCGCTAAACATTCATCAACCAACGCTTACCATTCCATAAAACAGAAGGATCAATCAAGACAATGCAAAAAACGCCTGAAACAATCAAAAACTTAAGTAAATTGTGCAATAGTAAGTAATGTTCTTTAGAGTTTGATTTCCACAAATAACTCAAAAAGAAGATTAAACCTATCAAGGCCACATAGAAATAAATATCCATAAACCCCACATCATAAACATCAATAAGGATATAAACCGGAAATATGGTCAAGATTGTCAAAACTGTTATGATTTGCTTAGAAACATTTTCTCCAAAACGAACAGGAATTGTTTGATATTCACTAACCAAATCCCCTTTGATATTTTCTAAATCCTTAATCATTTCGCGAATTAAGATGAGTAACGATAAAAAAGCAGCATGCGCAAAAATGACTGCAAAATGAGATTTATTATTAATAATCTCCTCAAATGTCAAACTGTAATAATAATGTAATGTAATCGCAAAAAACGGAATTACCGCCATTAAAGTGGCTGTTAAATTCCCAATCACAGTATACTTTTTAATCTTATGTGAATAAAACCAAATCAGGAATATATAAGCCGAAAAAAACAAAAAAACTTTAAAAGAAACCAACAGTGCTAGTAAAGCTGCAATAAAGTTCAATACAAAATAGACTTTCAACTTGGTGGCCTGACTCACTAATCGATCTAACATCGATTTATTAGGACGATTGATTAAATCCTTTTGACTGTCATAAAAATTATTGATGATATAACCCGAAGCTATCGTAATCGCCGAAGCAAAAACTAATAAAAACAAATCGACATCTAACAAAACAGACAAGGCTCCTTTATCTGGTGCTAAAATAAAAACAGCTGAAAGATATTGTGCCAAAATTATAATCGGAATATTATATCCTCTAATGACAGAGAATAAACTCACGATTTTCTTTAATAATAGCCTTTGTTTTCTATTTAGCATTGTAAAAAAGGAAAACGTTTATACTCTAATGAATACAAACGTTATTTTGAAATTTATAGTTGAAAAACGAAATTAAAACTGATAGACTACTTCTAGTTTGTAATCTTTCAAAGAAGCTTTGGCTCTTTCTAAATCCTCAGTAAATCCAAGAATGTAACCTCCACCACCTGAACCACACAATTTTAAATAATAATCATTGGTATCAATTCCTTGTTGCCAAAGTGCGTGAAACTGTTCTGGAATCATTGGTTTAAAATGATTCAAAACTACTTTAGAAAGTTTTTTAGTATTGGTAAACAACGATTTTATATCACCTCCTAAAAAGTCATCTACACAAGCATCGGTATATTTTACAAATTGGTTTTTAAGCATGGCTCGAAACCCTTTATCTTTTAAGTTTTCCATGAAGATATTAACCATAGGTGCTGTTTCACCTACAATTCCTGAGTCTAATAAAAAGACAGCGCCTTTGCCATCAAAACTTTGGTTTGGGATTCCAGTCGCTTCAATATTATCTTTTGAATTAATCAAAATCGGAATACTCAAATAACTATTTAAAGGGTCTAAACCTGAACTTTTCCCATGGAAAAAACTTTCCATTTGAGAAAAAATAGTTTTTAGTTGTAATAATTTTTCACGGGTTAAATTCTCTAAAACCGTGATTTTATCTTGCGCATATTTATCATAAATAGCCGCTACCAAAGCACCACTACTCCCTACTCCATACCCCTGTGGAATACTTGAATCAAAATACATTCCTGTAGCCACATCGCTTTTTAAGGCTTCTAAATTAAAAATAACTAAATCTGGTTGTTCAAGATGTAGTTTTTCAAGGTAGTCTGCAAATCGTTTCAAACTTTCATTTGATGCGATTGCTTCAGCAGAAGGATTTTCATTTCTTTTCAAAGCTCCGTTGTAAAAATTATACGGAATCGAAAGCCCTTTAGAGTCACGAATAATTCCGTATTCTCCAAAGAGTAATATTTTTGAGTAAAACAAAGGTCCTTTCATATAATTTTAAATTAGCAATTTGGGGTTGATAATTATTTTATTTTGTCAATCTTATTTGGGTCTTGTCTGGTGTCGAAAAGAGACAAAACCTTAATTTGCTTTAAATTGTATCTATAATATATAGTTGTTTGTTTTGAAACAACACATCTATATTGATTTTTGTTTACATGAGATTTTGGGAAAATTTCTGGTTCATTTTGAATTATAGAAATTGACTCGTCTAATTTTGCAATGAATTTATCTCTAATTTTCACAGACCATTTGAACTCCAAATAATCCAATAAATCAATTAACCTTTTTTCAGCATTTTTTGAAAAGACAACTTCTCTTTTCATTACCTGTATTTTTTCATCATATCTTCATACAGGACAAACTCACCTCGATCTATTTGTCTATCTCCTTCTTCAATTTCGAATTTTTGATTTTCCGTCAATTCATCCCAGAAATCTTTCTTTTCTTTTTTAAAAATGGATTTGATAGACGCAATAATTGACTCGTCATTGGTTTCTGCCAATAATTTCATCAATTCTTTTTTTTCTAATTCAATATTCATAATCTTATCCTTAAAGCATAAAGATACAAAAATTACAATAGCATTGCACCAATTCCAATTTGGTCACAAATGTACTGACCATTTTGACAATAGCCAACTAATTCGTCCTGAATAAATTGCAATACTTTTTCTTTAACCGCATAAGGATACAAAACATGCACATTTGAACCTGCATCTAATGTAAAACAAACTGGAATCTGCGTCTCCGAACGGAATTTCCAGATGGCATTGATAATTTGCAAGGTATTCGGCTTCATCAAAATGAAATAAGGCATCGAAGTCATCATCATAGCATGTAAAGTCAGCGCTTCGCTTTCGACTACTTTTATAAATTCGTCTACATTTCCGTTTTCAAAAATGACTTTTAACTTATCTAAATTTTCATGTGCCTGCGCAAAACGTTGTTCTGCAAAAGGATGACCGTGCATTAAATCATGTCCTAACGTACTTGACACTTGCTTTTCGCCTTTGTCAACTAACAAAATCGTATCTTGAAAATCCTTGAAATTATCGTGAATGACATGCGGATATTCTACTCCATACAAATCAGTACTTCCTGTAATATTGGCTTGATGCCCCCAAACTACTACTTCTCCTTTTACACTTCGGCAAGCGCTACCTGAACCCAATCGCGCTAAAAAAGACGCTTTTTGATAAAAATAATCCTCGGTCATCTCAGGACGTAAGGCTTTTTCCAAACTCATCAAATTCATCGCCAAAGCTGCCATTCCTGATGCCGAAGAAGCTATCCCTGAACTATGCGGAAAGGTATTTTGTGTATCAATCGTAAAATGATATTCTTTCAAAAACGGCAAATAGACTTCTATTCGCTCAAAAAACTTTTGAATTTTGGGTTTAAAATCTTCTTTTGGTTTTCCTTCGAACAATAGATCAAAAGAGAAACCAGAATCTGTCACATTGAGCGCAGTCGAAATGTCTTTTTTAGCAAAAGCCAACTTAGTAATCGTTTTACAATTATTCAAAGTAAAACTTACCGATGGATTGGCAGGAATTTGTTGTCCTTTCTTACCCCAATATTTTACTAAAGCAATATTACTAGGAGCGCTCCATTGGAATTGACCAGTTTCAATTGAATTCAAATAAGTTGAAGGTATAAAATCGTTGATTGAAAACATCTAAATATTATTTTGGGCAAAGATACTTTTTTTAGGGAAATCGTAAGACAAACTACAACGTTTTAAACAAAGCCACGAATTCACGAATTTAATAAATAACTAAGCCCTTTTATTCGTGAATTCGTGGCGAAATAAAATCATCATGTTTATATTCAGTATAGAATTATCGATAGAAAGTTTTTAAGTACATTTGAATTCTCAAATTTATTGTATCATGAATAAGATTACCAAAATCCTTTGTATTGTAGTGACCTGCCTAGCGATAGGATATTTTTCGGGTATGGTTACCCGTTCTAGCATCGAAACTTGGTATCCTACACTTATAAAACCGAGTTTCAACCCACCCAATTGGATTTTCGCACCGGTTTGGAGCATGTTGTATATTATGATGGGAATTGCAGCGGGATTGGTTTGGGATCGCATGGATTTTGAAAAAGAAAAAACAACTAAAGCACTTACGGTTTTTGCCATACAACTCGCTTTAAATGCACTTTGGTCTTATTTATTCTTTGGATTAATGAATCCCATGTTAGCTGGAATCGAAATTATTTTACTTTGGCTTTTTGTATATGAAACGTATATCCAATTTTCCAAAATCAACAAATTATCAGGCTACTTATTCCTTCCTTATCTGGCTTGGGTGAGTTTTGCAATGGTTCTGAATTGGAATATTTGGTGGCTTAACAGATAGTCATCAGTGATCAGATTTTTAGTGAACAGACTCAAAAATAGTGCTCAGTCAATAAATATGACAGTAGCATAACGCCCAGACTGATTACTAAAAAAAACGGAACACGGAACACTAATATTAAATTGCATTGGCCACAA is from Flavobacterium sp. NG2 and encodes:
- a CDS encoding diphosphomevalonate decarboxylase, whose amino-acid sequence is MFSINDFIPSTYLNSIETGQFQWSAPSNIALVKYWGKKGQQIPANPSVSFTLNNCKTITKLAFAKKDISTALNVTDSGFSFDLLFEGKPKEDFKPKIQKFFERIEVYLPFLKEYHFTIDTQNTFPHSSGIASSASGMAALAMNLMSLEKALRPEMTEDYFYQKASFLARLGSGSACRSVKGEVVVWGHQANITGSTDLYGVEYPHVIHDNFKDFQDTILLVDKGEKQVSSTLGHDLMHGHPFAEQRFAQAHENLDKLKVIFENGNVDEFIKVVESEALTLHAMMMTSMPYFILMKPNTLQIINAIWKFRSETQIPVCFTLDAGSNVHVLYPYAVKEKVLQFIQDELVGYCQNGQYICDQIGIGAMLL
- a CDS encoding TspO/MBR family protein → MNKITKILCIVVTCLAIGYFSGMVTRSSIETWYPTLIKPSFNPPNWIFAPVWSMLYIMMGIAAGLVWDRMDFEKEKTTKALTVFAIQLALNALWSYLFFGLMNPMLAGIEIILLWLFVYETYIQFSKINKLSGYLFLPYLAWVSFAMVLNWNIWWLNR
- a CDS encoding mevalonate kinase; this translates as MKGPLFYSKILLFGEYGIIRDSKGLSIPYNFYNGALKRNENPSAEAIASNESLKRFADYLEKLHLEQPDLVIFNLEALKSDVATGMYFDSSIPQGYGVGSSGALVAAIYDKYAQDKITVLENLTREKLLQLKTIFSQMESFFHGKSSGLDPLNSYLSIPILINSKDNIEATGIPNQSFDGKGAVFLLDSGIVGETAPMVNIFMENLKDKGFRAMLKNQFVKYTDACVDDFLGGDIKSLFTNTKKLSKVVLNHFKPMIPEQFHALWQQGIDTNDYYLKLCGSGGGGYILGFTEDLERAKASLKDYKLEVVYQF
- a CDS encoding FdhF/YdeP family oxidoreductase, with amino-acid sequence MTKKTIAQPPEKFTGIKETDIPHSAVGFKAVKSALTHMKDEVGIMKSIVLLAKLNQKEGFDCPGCAWPDPDEKRSFLAEYCENGAKAVAEEATKNRVSPLFFATHSIYELGLLSDYELGKKGRVTQPMYLREGATHYEPIEWDEAFQKIGKTLNGLQSPDEAIFYTSGRTSNEAAYLYQLFVRQYGTNNLPDCSNMCHESSGSALVETLGIGKGSVTLDDFKHADLVIVMGQNPGTNHPRMLTALGETKQHGGKIISVNPLPEVGLKNFIDPQNPLKWLGSGMDLTDLFLQVKINGDVALLKAILILLHQKEKLHPGTVFDAEFIQKQTLGYEAFITDLERYDLVDLVSQTGLTIAEIETAADMIAVNKKIIVCWAMGLTQHKNGVDNIREVVNLLLLMGSIGKQGAGTCPVRGHSNVQGDRTMGIYEKPSEGFLDALDAHFDFKSPRAHGYDVVDAIEAMHQGKATFFLGMGGNFISATPDTEVTAEALRNCDLTVHISTKINRSHLIHGKEALILPCLGRTEKDIQASGEQFVSVENSMGVVSKSVGHLEPLSEFLKSETAIVAGIAKASLQDSKVNWEAMTGNYDLIRDAIEATIPGFDNFNERVRIPGGFYLPNNARENDFTKTYTGKANFTINQLSDIVLQKDQYLMMTIRTHDQYNTTIYGLDDRYRGILNERRVVFMNQDDMNAAGLKHHDLVDLVSHFEGQERRAEQFLVIPYSIPRQCTATYFPETNVLVPLQSKARISNTPTSKTVVITVHKRE
- the fdhD gene encoding formate dehydrogenase accessory sulfurtransferase FdhD; the protein is MQTLLYEGIKKRDCATEKINDFLVVEAPLEISINQSSFTVVMRTPGNDFELIRGLLHAEDIYRSEVNLKMEVVSDTPNAFTKIEVTIPEKLLGNGYMNKRSLLSVSSCGICGKQQLDDFEIPKTKLKNQPQINLDKLPEMFAIMSEHQQVFSLTGGSHAAVIFDENYAFLTLKEDIGRHNAVDKCIGKLIQTNQLKSAAFMLVSGRVSYEIITKAFFAKISTIVAVSACSSLAVDYAKEFGICLIGFSRDNKATIYSNN
- a CDS encoding geranylgeranylglycerol-phosphate geranylgeranyltransferase, encoding MLNRKQRLLLKKIVSLFSVIRGYNIPIIILAQYLSAVFILAPDKGALSVLLDVDLFLLVFASAITIASGYIINNFYDSQKDLINRPNKSMLDRLVSQATKLKVYFVLNFIAALLALLVSFKVFLFFSAYIFLIWFYSHKIKKYTVIGNLTATLMAVIPFFAITLHYYYSLTFEEIINNKSHFAVIFAHAAFLSLLILIREMIKDLENIKGDLVSEYQTIPVRFGENVSKQIITVLTILTIFPVYILIDVYDVGFMDIYFYVALIGLIFFLSYLWKSNSKEHYLLLHNLLKFLIVSGVFCIVLIDPSVLWNGKRWLMNV
- a CDS encoding type II toxin-antitoxin system RelE/ParE family toxin is translated as MKREVVFSKNAEKRLIDLLDYLEFKWSVKIRDKFIAKLDESISIIQNEPEIFPKSHVNKNQYRCVVSKQTTIYYRYNLKQIKVLSLFDTRQDPNKIDKIK